From one Ruegeria sp. SCSIO 43209 genomic stretch:
- a CDS encoding LacI family DNA-binding transcriptional regulator has protein sequence MVTIKDIADRAGVSAATVSRVLNGDPTLSVGDVKRKLIIETAESLNYQTPRNRLGKRLGAIAIVHFLDPAEELGDPYYVGLRLGIERRCKEQRINAVTVRRDQIGDQNSPGPSVRAAIAIAAEPSDDSSWMAPFGQNIVFADCTAPNRKFDTVETNLRDAMRETLTCLDSNGAKRIAFVGLGKELNSEHRDEVRYAAYCEWMREANRFDASMCKVSNDGGDRHWERLGYGLTVDLLDNVVQPDAIVAFNDGVAVGVYRALQETGRSIPQDVSVVSFNDVSVAQFLTPPLSTVRIPVETIGETAVDLLVERLRGRRVTKHVTLETDIVWRESSRRSTGL, from the coding sequence TTGGTCACGATAAAAGATATTGCCGATCGTGCTGGCGTCTCTGCGGCGACAGTTTCGCGGGTTCTTAACGGGGACCCAACCCTTTCCGTGGGTGACGTGAAGCGCAAACTCATTATTGAGACAGCGGAATCGCTGAACTATCAAACCCCTAGAAACCGGCTTGGCAAGAGACTTGGAGCGATCGCCATCGTGCACTTTTTGGACCCGGCAGAAGAACTGGGCGATCCGTATTACGTTGGCCTGCGTCTCGGGATTGAAAGGCGGTGCAAGGAACAGCGTATCAACGCGGTTACTGTGCGTCGCGATCAGATCGGGGATCAGAACTCGCCGGGACCATCCGTGCGGGCAGCGATTGCCATAGCCGCAGAACCCTCGGACGACAGCTCCTGGATGGCACCCTTCGGCCAAAATATCGTGTTTGCAGATTGCACCGCGCCCAACAGGAAATTTGATACCGTGGAAACAAATCTGCGCGATGCGATGCGTGAAACGCTGACTTGCCTGGACTCAAATGGCGCAAAGCGGATTGCCTTTGTCGGTCTGGGCAAGGAACTGAATTCCGAACACCGCGACGAAGTCCGCTATGCGGCATACTGCGAGTGGATGCGGGAGGCCAACCGGTTCGACGCCTCTATGTGCAAGGTCTCAAATGACGGCGGTGACCGGCATTGGGAGCGGCTCGGCTACGGTTTGACGGTGGATTTGCTGGACAACGTCGTGCAGCCGGATGCAATCGTGGCCTTCAATGATGGCGTGGCCGTAGGGGTATACCGTGCCCTTCAGGAAACCGGTCGTTCGATTCCGCAAGATGTATCAGTGGTCAGCTTCAACGACGTTTCGGTCGCTCAATTTTTGACACCACCGCTTTCGACGGTCCGCATCCCCGTGGAAACGATTGGTGAAACTGCTGTTGATCTTCTTGTGGAACGTCTTCGCGGACGGCGTGTGACCAAGCATGTTACGCTGGAGACGGACATCGTCTGGCGTGAAAGTAGCCGACGTTCAACCGGTCTGTAA